The genomic DNA CCGGAAGATGCTGGTGGAGTTTGAGGAAGGGGCGCGCAGCGGAGCGGACCGGCGCATCTATTCGGTCAGCGCATCCCCACTCTTTCTTCCCTATCACGCCGAGCCGGAACTCGCCCTGCTCGTCTACGACGACAGCACAGAGGCGTACCTGTCCATGCAGCGACTCGAGCGCGCCCACGACGAAGCGCGGCTGCTCTTTGAACACGCCCCGCAGGGCATCGCCACCCTCGACGCTTCGGGCGCGATTCTGGAGGCCAACGAAGCGCTGGCGGAATTGATCGGCGTCCCGGTCGACCAGATGGCGGGCCAGCGCCTCGATGATTTCAGCGTCGACGGAAATCTGTGCCAGGAGATTGTGTCGGCGATGGAGGAGCCCGGAGTGTCCGTTCAGGCCGACCGTTGTCTCCGCTCGCCCAGCGGGGAGGAGAAAAGCGTGGTGATGTCCTTCCGCTCGATGGCGGAGGACATGAACTTGGCGACGAGAGTTCTGGTCAACGTCGTCGATGTGACCCTACGACAGGAACTCCAGGAACTCGTCCTGCACATGGCCGACCATGATGACCTGACGGGCGTGAAGAACCGTCGTCGCCTTGAGCACGATCTCGCGGTAATCCTCAGCGACGCCGCCCCCGGGACGGGCCATGGGGCATTGCTCATGATTGACCTCGACAACTTCAAGAGAGTCAACGACGTGCTCGGCCACCATGTGGGCGATGAAATCCTGGTGGAAGTCGCCGAGGTCCTCGAGGAGTCGGTGGCGGGCGCCGGTTCCGTGGCGCGGCTGGGCGGCGACGAGTTCGTCGTCGTTCTCCCTGACGCCTCCCGCGCCGACGCCGTGGACTTCAGCTCGCAGATCGTGGCGGCCGTGAACCGACGTTTCGAGAACCGGCCGGCGGTGGTGTGTGACGTCACCGCCAGCGCGGGCGTCGTGACCTTCGACGAGGCCGAGCAACGCGGAGTCGACCCGCTCATCCTCGCTGACCAGCGACTCTACGAAGCCAAGCGGAAAGGGCGCAACCGCTCCGTCGGCGGCCAGAGCGGGGACGACCCCCACCAGCTGGTGGAGACGCCCCTGCATCGGGAGCAGATCGAGCGAATCCTGGCGAGCTCGGCGTTGTCCCTCGAGCTGCAGCCCATCCTGGAGGTGGCTTCGGGGCGGGTCGTGCTCGCGGAGGGACTGGTCCGGGTGGCCCCCGCCGAACGCGTCATTCCGACCGGGGAATTCGTGCGGGCCGTGGAGTACGCGGGCCTGGGATCACGGCTCGACTCCTGGGTGATGAAGGAGGGAATCGGACTGCTGCCCGGGCTGCAGCGGCACCGACCCGAGTTCCGGCTCACGCTCAACATCTCCGCCCAGTCGATGGGGTCGGGGGAGGTGGCCGGCGCCATCATCGGGGCGTTGACGGACCATCAGGTGCCTCCGGGATCACTGGTCATTGAGCTGACCGAGTCCTCACCCGTCACGGACTTTCCGGCGGCCCGTGCTTTCCAACGTCGGCTGCGGGATCATGGGGTGCTGTGGGCGATCGACGATTTCGGGGCAGGCAACGACCCCTACCGCACCCTGCGGCAGCTGGACTTCGACCTGGTGAAGATTGACGGACAGTTCGTGCAGGGTGCGCTCTCCGATGATCTGGACCGGGGGATCGTCTCCACGATCACGCAGCTGGCGCACTCCCAGGGGATGGAAACCGTGGCGGAATTCGTGTCTGATGAGCGGATACTTCAGCAGGTGAAGCAGCTCGGAATTACCTATGCCCAGGGGTATCACATTGGGGCGTCACTTCCGCCGCCTGAGTTCGCCGCGGTCCATCTCGCGGACGTGGTCCCGAGCGCCGTCTATGTCGGTGGAGAATCATGAAGAATACTGGAAAAACTTTCTCGGTGAGCCGCGCCATCGGCGTGGGCGTCATCGGATTGGCGGGCATGGCCGGCCTGGTGCTGTGGCTGGCCGTCACCCTCGCGGATCCCCGGTCACCGGGAGCGCGGGAGGCCTGGCTTTTCGACGCCTGGCGAATCCTCTATGACACGTATATGCCCCCGCTGAGTGTGCTCGTCGCCGCGGTGATCGTGGCCCTGTTTTTCGTCGCCGTCGCCGCCACGGTGGAGCGCACCGTCTCCGACCGGTACCGCCGGTCCGTCGACGCCGAGGAACTGCCGCTGGCCCCGAAGATCGTCATGGCGGCGACCCGGGGGGTTTTTCACGGGCCGGTGACCGTCACCGTTCTCGTACCCGCCCACAACGAGGAGGAGCGTATCGTCGCCACCATTGAGTCTCTCCAGGGCCAGGATGACGCGCCGGAACGGATAATCGTGGTCGCCGACAACTGCACGGATCGGACCCCGGAACTTGCCCGGGCCGCCGGGGTGGAGGTCTACGAGACCCGGAACAACCGACACAAAAAGGCCGGCGGTCTCAATCAGGCCCTGCGGAAGCTGCTTCCCGAGCAGGGGGAGAACGACATCGTCATGATCGTCGACGCGGACACGGTGCTCGATCAGGGCTATCTCACGGAAGCCCGCCGACGTTTCACGGACGACCGAGCACTGATGGCGGTCGGCGGGTTGTTCTACGGTGAGACGGGCGCGGGGTGGCTCGGCCAGTACCAGCGCAACGAGTACACCCGCTACAGCCGTGACATTGAGCGTCGCCGGGGAAGGGTCTTCGTTCTCACGGGCACAGCCTCGGCGTTTCGTCCCCGCGGCCTGAAAGCCGTCGCTGAGGCACGAGGGATCCGCATTCCGGGGCGTCCGGGGGATGTGTACGACACCGCGGCCCTGACCGAGGACAACGAGCTCACCCTCGCATTGAAATCCCTCGGCGGTCTCATGGTCTCACCGAGGGAGTGCACCGTGGTCACGGAAGTCATGCCCACCTGGAAAGAGCTGTGGCATCAGCGTCTGCGCTGGCAGCGAGGCGCATTGGAGAACCTCGGAGCTTATGGCGTCACGCCGCAGACCACCCGCTACTGGTTCCAGCAATTGGGAATCGGATACGGAGTCATCGCGCTGGGGGCGTACGTCGTCCTCATCGTCATCTCCGTGCTCGCCCTTGACGAGTGGATCTGGTACCCGTTCTGGATTGGGGTGGGGCTGGTGTTCCTGGCTGAGCGGGTGGTCACGGTGTGGCAATCCACGCCATTCGGAAAAGCGGTGGCAGCGCTGTTGATTCCGGAGCTGATCTACGCCGCCTTTCTCAACGTGGTGTTTCTCAAGGGCGTCGGAGACATCCTGCTCGGCAGGACTGCGACGTGGAGCCGATCAGACGCCGTGCCCAGTGATGACGAGAATGCGGGAAGTTCCGTGGGACGTCAGGGGGACGGTCGATGATTCCGGAATCGGTACTGGCGACCGAGTGGTTCGCGGCCCTGGCTGCGTTTGTCGCGATCAACACAGCCATTTACGCCGCGTTGGCGATCGCGAAGGTTCTGCCGAAGCTCTACGTGGGCGATTATCTGCCGACAAACTACCGTCGCTCGGAAACCCGCAGCATTTTTCCCGACGCTGAGGAACGGGGTCGGCGGTGAGGACCCCCTGATTACCGGCGGAGGTCTCGGCCAGTTCGTGGACAGGGACCTCACTTCGGCGGGTTCACCCCGGAAAGGCCCTCACCTTGTCCACGAGATCGGCCGGGGAGCCACGCCAGGGTGCGCCGTGACCAGGCAGAACCCAGGACGCCGGAATATCAGCGAGCAACGACAACGACGCGTCGGCCTGTTCCGGCTCAGCGGTGAAGGGTGAGGGTTGAGGGGCTGTCCGTCCCGTCAGTACGTGTCTGGTGGTCAGGGCGTCGCCGACGAACACCGCGTCGAGGGCGGGGACATGCAGGGCGACGCTGCCGGGGGAGTGCCCGGGCAGTCCGATGATTCTCGGTTCTCCCGGCAGGTCGAGAACCGCACCGCTCGAAATCTCCACGACCTCCCCCAGATAGCGTGGTCTCATTCCGTTCTTGCGGAGACCGTAGGCGTAGAACTGCAGCAGCGGCCCCAGCCGGAACGGGCCGGGAGAGACTCCCGACTCTCCTGGTTGCCTTCCCGTTCTGGCCAGCTGGCTGTCCTCGGAGTGGACGTAGACCGGGACGGCGGCTTCCTGGCGGAGGCGCTCGGCGAACCCGATGTGGTCATAGTGGCCGTGGGTGAGGATGAGCCCCCGTACATCGGTGACGGGACGGTCGAGGGCGTCGAGTTGAGCGACCAGATCGCCCCAGTGTCCGGGGAGTCCGGCGTCGATGAGCGTGACGCCCTCCGGCAGGGAGATGAGGTAGGAGGCGATTATGTCGTTGCCGAGGCGGTAGAGGTGGGGTGCGATCTGCATGGGTGTCCTTCGCTGTCCTGGCTGGTTCCGGCGTGTCCCCCGCGGTGGCGGGTGCCCCGTGCTCGGCCAGTACCGAGGAGATTATCCCCGACTCGCAGGAATCGCACGGGTTCCGGGCAACTGCGTGGGGCCCGCCGCCCGGGGTCCAAGTGGACGGTGCACGGGGGATGCGCCCGCGCCTAGACTGGAGGCCGGACCAGCCTGCGGCACATGAGTACCCGGCAGGCTCAGCGGAAGGCTTCAGGCATGACCGACGCAATCCCCGGCGCATTGACACGAGACATCAGGACGTGGGCCGGCCTCGTCCGGACCGGGGCCTGGGCGGCGATCGCCAGCGTCGTGCTGATCGTCCTCCAGATCGCGGCCTTCGTGGTGTGGCCACCGCCGCAGGGGGTGGCCGGGTTCTACGAGCTTCTCCAGCGGCAGCCTCTGCAGGGCCTGGTGGCGCTCGACGTCCTGTACCCGGTGAGTAACACGTTGACGTACCTGCTGTACCTGGCGTTGGCGGTGGTGCTGTGGAGGGTCAGCCGCTCGGCGGTGGTTGTGGCCATCGCCTTCGGAACCCTGGGGATGGCCGCCTACTTCGCGTCGCCCCGGCCCGTCGACATGCTCCGGCTCGCCGAGCTCCATGCGGTGGCCGATCCCGGTGAACGTGCCGTTCTCGAGGCCGTCGGGGAGGGAATGCTCAGCACCTGGAATGGCACGGCCTTTGACGTGTACTACCTCCTCAACTTCCTGGCACTGGTGATCTTCGCGGTGCTGGTGCACCGTAGTCCGGTGTTCAGCCGGACGACCGGTGCGGCGGCCATGATCGCGGCCATCCTCATGGCGGTGCCCTCCAACTTCGGCACGGTGGGGCTGGTCTTTGCGCTGACGTCCTTGCTGCCGTGGGCCATATTTGCCCTCCTGGTGGCCCGCACGCTTTTCTCCCTCGTCGCACTGGCCGGCCAGGGGCAGGACAACCCGACGAACGTCAGGGGGAGCGGTCCTGAGGGCGGATACCCTGGGCGGTAGCGGCGGGAACCCACCCGCCCGGATCGAGGAGAGAACACGATGGCCACGATGGATGAGGTCCGCGCGGCGCGAATGTCGGCGGCGAGGGCGCACGGGCAGCTGATGGGCAACAGCAGCGCCTGCACGATGTCGAAGTCGGGGCAGTCCTTCCCGGCGGGGAAGTTCTGGGAGGGTAAGACGGCCGCGCTGGGCGAGCTGGTGCGCAGCGGGGCAGCGGACGTCTCCGCCGAGGCCGCCCGCCTGCACCGGGATTGGTGCGAGCGCGTCGTTCCGGGCGAGGAACGGGAGGCGGAGGCGTACCGTAACGGCGGACTCGAGGCGTTGGCCGAGTTTGCCGGTTAGGCCCGCTTCGGCGGTCTAGATGTACTGATCGGACAGGTTGGTCGAATCAGTGTGAACTACTGACGTAGCGAAGACCTCTCGTGTGGAATGGAAAGTGCCTTAATCCAAACCACCCACACGAAAGGTCTCCTGTGGTCCACCCTAACGCAGCACTGACCCCGAAACACCGTCTCAAGGTCGCCCAACTCGTCGTCGACGACGGCTGGCCCATCGCCGAAGTCGCCGCGAGGTTCCAGTGCTCCTGGCCGACCGTCAAACGCTGGGCCGAGCGCTACCGGGGCGGCCAGTCCATGCAGGACCGCTCCTCCCGCCCGGCCACCAGCCCCACCACAACCCCGAAGGCCGTGGCCAAACGCATCGTGTCGCTGCGCCTGCGCAAACGGATCGGACCGGTCCAACTGTCGCTGATGTGCGGTGTCTCCTCCTCAACGGTGCACCGCATCCTGGCAGCCGGGCGCCTCAACCGGCTGTCCTGCCTGGACCGCGACAGCGGTGAACCCGTCCGCCGCTACGAGTACCCCCACCCCGGCGATCTCATCCACGTCGACGTCACCAAGTTCGGCCAGATCCCCGACGGCGGGGGCTGGCGCTTCGTCGGGCGCGCCCAAGGCAAGAAGAACCGGGCCGCCACACCGGGTAAACCCCGAAATCAGCACCACAACCCGAAGCTGGGGCACTGCTTCGTCCACACCGTCATCGATGATCACTCCCGGGTGGCCTACGCGGAGATCCATGGCGATGAGACGGCCCTGACCGCGGTGGGGGTGCTGGAACGTGCGGTGGCCTGGTTTGGATGGCGTGGGGTGACGGTCAGCCGGGTGCTCAGCGACAACGGGTCGGCCTATCGATCACATCTGTGGGCACGGACCTGCGCTGATCTTGGAGTGGCACCGAAACGGACCCGGCCGTACCGGCCGCAGACCAACGGCAAGATCGAGCGCTTCCATCGGACGTTGGCGGACGGGTGGGCCTACGCGACTTGTTATGACTCGGAGGCTGCCCGTCGAGCTGCCCTACCGGGCTGGATCCACCACTACAATCATCACCGAGCCCATTCCGCGGTGGGAGGCAAGCCACCGATCACACGGTTAACCAACCTCCCCGATCAGTACACCTAGAGCGCGTCGCCCAGCGGAATCACGGTGAGCGCGGTGACGTCCTCCATGAGCAGTTCCTCGGTCAGGCGCTCCTCGACCCCCGGGTCGACGGTTGTTTCGCTGGTTTCGATGACGGACTGGTCGCCGAGGCCCGGTTCGGCGGTCATCGGGGTGAACGCCCCCGGCGCGGCGGTGTCGATGCCGAAGAAGGTGTCGAGTCCCTTCACGTTGAATTGGGTCGACATGTAGCGGCTGTTGTCGGTGGTGTTCCACTGGGAGACGACCAGGTCCAGGTTGTCGATGGTCGAGCCCGGCACGATGTAGCCGCCGTAGAGCTGCGTGAAGTTCTCCGGCGACTGCTGTTCACCCCAGCCGCCGAAGCCGGAGACGACCACGTTGGCAGGTGTGATCTGGTCCCAGTCGCGGGCGATCTCCTTGGAGATGCGCACCTCGATGGCCATGGTCGCCTCGTTGAACATCGCCAGCACCCAGTGGCCGTCGATGTAGCGCAGCGACATTTCACCGGCCTCCATGGCGGTGTCGAGGATCGGGGTGGCCTTCGAGCTCCAGGTGTCGGATTCGACGGTGTAGTACTGCCAGGTGTCGCGGTCGCCGAGGGAGGTGGGCAGCGCTCGGGCCAGGAAGACGGGATCGTCGCGCTGGAAGGAGGTGCTCATGATGTAGACGTAGCCGTCCGGACCCAGCTCCCAGGTGATGAGCTGGCCCATGCCCTGCAGGTAGCTGGCGGACTTGACGTCGTTGGTGCTCCTCCAGGTGGCGCCCTGATCCGTGGACTTCCAGATCTCCGTGCGCAGGACGTTGCCGACGCCCTCGTTCCACATGCCCTGCATGTAGAGGGTGCCGCCCAGGTTGATGATGTCCGAGGGCAGCAGCGTCAGACCCCGGTCATTGTGGCGGTAGTTGATGAGCTGCTCCACGATCTCGTCGTCGTTGAGCGGGCGCAGGATCTCGATGCGGCCGTCATCGTCGAGGCGGGCGACGACGCCGACCGGGCTGAGCCACTCACCGGTGAGGTTCTTGCCGCGAAAGGAGTCGCCGAAGATCATGAGGAACTCCTCGCCGGGGCCGACGGAGGCCATGATTCCCAGGTCGCCGGAGAGGAAACCGACGTGGTCGGAGAGTCCTGGGCCGAGCACGTCACCGATGAGCCTGACCTGCAGGCCCTCGGTCACCGACTCCGCCCACGGGACGTCCGTTTCCGCCGGGGTGTCCCGGGAGCCGCCGGAGGAACCCGAGGACATGGAGGACATCGACGATCCAGACGAGGAGGACTGGGCCGAGGCGCCCGCCGTGGTGGCGGCGAGCAGGGTGAGAGCGACGGCGACGGCGGTCAGCCGACGGGTGGACGTGGTCACGAAGGAGCCTTTCCGGAACTGGGCAGGGTGGGGACCGGCCCGTGACAGGCCCGGCACAACAAACGTTGGGGACGTTATCAGTTTGAGGGCGGTATTGGGGGGTGACTCCGCGTCGCGTCGGCATGCGGGTGCGTCGAAGGCAGGGGCACCGTCCCGACTGCGGTGAAAAGGGGTCCAGTTCGGCAAATCCAGCGAAAGTGAGATAAATCGCCCGGCGGTTAAATTGGTGTCCCACAACACATAAATCTTCCGTAGAGTGGGTTCATGGCTACCAAGAACATCATCAAACATTCGGATCCCGTCCGGCGCGAGGATCTCCGCCACCTGGCCCTGCAGCCGGGGCCGACGGTCTCGGTGACCCTGCCCACCCACCGGGGTGGCGCCGAGACCCGCTCCGACTCCCAGCGGCTGCGCCCCCTGCTTGACGACGCCCGCCGCCAGCTCGCCGAACGCTACCCCGACACCGACGCCGACTCCCTGCTGGAGTCGATCGAGTCACGCGTGTCCTCCGACCGTTTCTGGCAGACCCAGTGCGACGGCCTCGCACTCTTCGCCTACGGCAACGACTCCCGCCGCTACCGCCTGCCGTGCGATTTCACGCCCCAGGTCACCGTCGGCGACCACCCCAACCTGCGCCCCTTCCTCTCCCTGGTCACCGACGACCTGGAATTCATCATCCTGGCCGTGAGCCGTGACCGGGTGCGCCTGTTCGCGGCCGACCGGGCCACGATCACCGAGCTCCCGCTCGGCGACATCCCGGAGTCCTCCGAGGACGTCGAGGGCGTGTCGACCCGGGAGCCTTCGCTGCAGCGGAGCGACCTGTCCGGCGGCTACAGCACCGGGCAGCGCGACGACGTCGTTGTCAACGGCTTTCTGCAGGCCGTGGGCAAGGCGGTGGAAAAGCGCTTCTCCGGTGACGGCCGCCCGGTCATCCTGGCGTCGGTGGAGGAGTACCAGAGCTCGATTCGCCATCACCTCAGCGCCGTGACGATGCTGGAGGATATGGTCACCGGCAACCCGGACAAGCTCAGTGACGCCAAGCTCCACGAGGCGGCCTGGCCAATCGCCAAGGCCGAGTCCGGCGCACGCCACGACAAGCTCGTCGACAAGGTCGCCGAATCCCTCGGCACCGGTTTCGCCACCACCGACCCGGCGGCGATCAGCGAGAACGCCAGGGTCGGCCGGGTCAAGACGCTGGTGCTGGCGCGCCGGGCGCTCGACGATCAGGCCCGCTCCGCGGATCTTGACGCGGCCATCGCCAACACCCTGATCAACCGGGGCGGCATCGACGTCGTCGAGGAGCTGCCCGACGGCGAGCTCGTCGCCGCCCTGTTCCGATACTAGCCGCCGACCACCGCCACGAGACCGACCGTGACTGACCACCGGCCAGCCTGGGAGCGCCACCTCCCGGGCATCGGCGTGCTCCGCCGTTACCGGCGCGGGTGGATTCGCGGTGACGTCATCGCCGGGGTGACGCTCACCGCCTATCTCATCCCGCAGGCCATGTCCTACGCCGTGATCGCCGGACTGCCGGCGGTGGTGGGGCTGTGGGCCGCGCTGGCACCGATGCTGATCTACTTCGTCCTGGGCAGCTCGTGGAAACTTTCCGTAGGCCCGGAATCGGCGACCTCGTTGATGAGCGCTGCCGGCGTCGGCGCGCTGGTCGGGGCGGCCGGCGGCCCCGAACGCTACGCCGAGGTGGCCGCCCTGATGGCGATCGCCGTGGGGATCGTGTGCGTGCTCGGGTTCTTCGCCCGGCTGGGGTTCCTCTCCTCGCTGCTGTCACGGCCGGTGCTCATCGGCTATCTCATCGGCATCGCCGTCCTCATGATCGTCAGCCAGCTCGGCCCCGCCACGCGGCTGGAGGTCGAGGGGGAGGGTACCTGGGGCCAGCTGCGCTCCTTCGTCGATCAGATCGACCGGGTCCACGTGCCCTCGCTGCTTCTCTCCGGGACCGTGCTGGGCCTGCTCCTGCTCATGAAGTGGCTGGCCCCCAAGGCCCCGGGTTCACTGGTCGCGCTGCTGGTGGCCGGGGCGGCGGTGGCTTTCCTGGGGCTCGAGCGTCTCGGCCTGGAGATGATCGGCGACGTCCCGCGGGGGCTGCCCGAGCCGCGGTTGCCGCGGCTGGGGGATCTGGACGTCTGGGGGCTGCTGCCCTACGCCGTGGGCATCGCGATCGTGGGATTCTCCGGCAACATCCTCGCCGGCCGGGCCTTCGCCACCGGCCGATCCGGAGAGGTCATCGACGCCAACCAGGAGCTGCTGGCCCTTGGTGCCGCCAACGTGGCCAACGGCTTCCTCCAGGGCTTTCCCGTCTCCAGCAGCCGATCGCGCACGGTCATCGCGGACGCCGCCGGCTCCCGGACCCAGGTGCATTCCCTGGTCGTCATCGTCCTGGTGGTGCTCGTGCTTCTGTTCGCCGGGCCCGTCCTGGAGTTCCTGCCCATGGCCGCCCTCAGCGCGCTGGTGATCTACGCCGCCACCCAGCTCATCGACGTCGCGGAAATCCTCCGCATTGCCCGGTATCGGCGCAGCGAGATCCTCATCACCTCGGCCACGGCCGTGGCGGTGGCCGCCCTCGGGGTGCTGCCGGGAATCGGCGTCGCGGTGGCGCTGTCGATTCTTGATCTCCTGCGCCGGATCACCCGCCCGAATGCCGGGGTCCTGGGCTATGTGGACGATATCCCCGGCATGCACAGCCTGGACGACTATCCCGACGCCACCCTGGTCCAGGGGCTGGTCGTCTTCCGTTTCGATTCGCCCGTGTTCTTCGCCAACGCCGACAGCTTCGTCAGCCGGGCGCTCGAGGCGGTCGAGGACAGCGATCAACCGGTGGAATGGTTCCTGCTCAACTCCGAGGCCAACACGGACTTTGACCTGACGGCGGTGGACGCCGCCGAGGAGCTGCGGGCCAGGCTCGAGGAACGGGGTATCCGTTTCGCGATGGCCCGGGTCAAGCAGGCGTCGCTGCGCCAGCTCAGCCCGGCGGGCTTCGTCGACCGGGTCGGCGAGGAGAATATTTTCCCGACGCTGCCGGCGGCGGTGCGGGAGTACGCGCGGCGCTACCGGGAGGTCCACGGTCACCTGCCCGAGGGGGTGCCGGCCTCGGTCCTGGAGAGTTGAGCCCGCCGGCCGGTGACGGCGCCGAGGGCTGGGCCGCTCCGCCGTCGGAGGGTCGGTTGACGGGAATTGATCACATTCCTAACCTCGCGGGGACGGGGCTGGATAAGGTGTTCCTGAACGGCACGGAAGGCGGTGGGCGTCCATGGAGGAGTTCCTGGCCGGATACCCGTTCTGGGCGGTCTGGCTGTTCCTCTACCTCGGCGCCACCCTCCGCGGGCAGGCCACCTACTGGCTAGGGCGGGCGACGATGTCGGGCGCTATGCGCACGGATCGGGGGCCCGGATGGTGGCGACGCACACGTGTGCGCCTGGCCGGGATCGAGGCGGGCCCGGGGCACCGGGTCCTCCGGCAGGCCGGCCTGTTCGCCATCCCGCTGGCCTACCTCACCGTCGGAATGCAGTCCGCCATCATCTTCGCCTCCGGCCTGATCACGACGCCTTGGCCGCATTTCTCGCTGGCCCAGATTCCGGGGGCGATGGCCTGGGCGACGATCTACGGCACGATCGGCTTCGCGGCGTGGACTGCCGTGATCCGAGCACTGGCGGGGGACTGGCGCGTCATGATCGGGGTGCTCGCCTTCGCCGGGGTGGCCGGGCTCGTCTGGCGACGGGTCCGCGCCCGGTCGCGGGAGGTCCTCGTTGAGGAGGGTGGCCGGGCGTAGCGGCTACTGTGCGCCGTGGAAACGGCGGTGGAGTTCGCGTACCTCGCCGGAGAGTTCCGGGTCGGGGCCGTCGACCTGGACGTTGGGGATCACCAGGGGGATGGGCAGCGACGCCACGGGGCCGGGGCGCAGGTTGAACTCCGCGCGCCAACGGGCGAGCTCAATGGAGGAGGAGGCGTAGACGATGCGTCCGAGCCCGGCCCAGCCGTGCGCCGCGGCGCACATCGGGCAGTGCTCGCCGGAGGTGTAGACGGTGTGGGCGCCGCGCTGATCGGCGGGAATGTTTTCGATGGCCCATTCGGCGATGGCGTATTCCGGGTGACGCAGGGCGTCGCCCCCGCCGACGTGGTTGTGGTCCTCGAA from Corynebacterium guangdongense includes the following:
- a CDS encoding bifunctional diguanylate cyclase/phosphodiesterase, with amino-acid sequence MVTSSPLVAALSPSGVADPPPGRAWTRHVLFALVYLGAVLASKYFRYADTEIAIAWPSVGVAAWWAINCRSRRGLALVAAVVFVVQVVGLGVVEGRPLLSAVLGGAANILAGPAVAPAIILLDRLLPVRTSENGGIRQLDGQVRVTRPRDVYLLLLASLMMVSLSKLLILVAIDHAGHAVSVTLYTGLVLRDLAGIILVAGIGLALCELANHWFTRRDVLESLAVVASTAVLLAFIFGPGENLPIVYVALLPLYWSATRLPVPLATLHAVFTSLLATALAYWVGPGPFGFTADTTIEQASAAQLFILICLLLSLIVSTTVQQGELFVSELQTVTSTIPDALLVVDKAGKATPVNARARDVVGAHGDETFMVRPLRMVDGPPLTWDTRPAGRALRGEEIRKMLVEFEEGARSGADRRIYSVSASPLFLPYHAEPELALLVYDDSTEAYLSMQRLERAHDEARLLFEHAPQGIATLDASGAILEANEALAELIGVPVDQMAGQRLDDFSVDGNLCQEIVSAMEEPGVSVQADRCLRSPSGEEKSVVMSFRSMAEDMNLATRVLVNVVDVTLRQELQELVLHMADHDDLTGVKNRRRLEHDLAVILSDAAPGTGHGALLMIDLDNFKRVNDVLGHHVGDEILVEVAEVLEESVAGAGSVARLGGDEFVVVLPDASRADAVDFSSQIVAAVNRRFENRPAVVCDVTASAGVVTFDEAEQRGVDPLILADQRLYEAKRKGRNRSVGGQSGDDPHQLVETPLHREQIERILASSALSLELQPILEVASGRVVLAEGLVRVAPAERVIPTGEFVRAVEYAGLGSRLDSWVMKEGIGLLPGLQRHRPEFRLTLNISAQSMGSGEVAGAIIGALTDHQVPPGSLVIELTESSPVTDFPAARAFQRRLRDHGVLWAIDDFGAGNDPYRTLRQLDFDLVKIDGQFVQGALSDDLDRGIVSTITQLAHSQGMETVAEFVSDERILQQVKQLGITYAQGYHIGASLPPPEFAAVHLADVVPSAVYVGGES
- a CDS encoding glycosyltransferase family 2 protein, coding for MSRAIGVGVIGLAGMAGLVLWLAVTLADPRSPGAREAWLFDAWRILYDTYMPPLSVLVAAVIVALFFVAVAATVERTVSDRYRRSVDAEELPLAPKIVMAATRGVFHGPVTVTVLVPAHNEEERIVATIESLQGQDDAPERIIVVADNCTDRTPELARAAGVEVYETRNNRHKKAGGLNQALRKLLPEQGENDIVMIVDADTVLDQGYLTEARRRFTDDRALMAVGGLFYGETGAGWLGQYQRNEYTRYSRDIERRRGRVFVLTGTASAFRPRGLKAVAEARGIRIPGRPGDVYDTAALTEDNELTLALKSLGGLMVSPRECTVVTEVMPTWKELWHQRLRWQRGALENLGAYGVTPQTTRYWFQQLGIGYGVIALGAYVVLIVISVLALDEWIWYPFWIGVGLVFLAERVVTVWQSTPFGKAVAALLIPELIYAAFLNVVFLKGVGDILLGRTATWSRSDAVPSDDENAGSSVGRQGDGR
- a CDS encoding MBL fold metallo-hydrolase, with the protein product MQIAPHLYRLGNDIIASYLISLPEGVTLIDAGLPGHWGDLVAQLDALDRPVTDVRGLILTHGHYDHIGFAERLRQEAAVPVYVHSEDSQLARTGRQPGESGVSPGPFRLGPLLQFYAYGLRKNGMRPRYLGEVVEISSGAVLDLPGEPRIIGLPGHSPGSVALHVPALDAVFVGDALTTRHVLTGRTAPQPSPFTAEPEQADASLSLLADIPASWVLPGHGAPWRGSPADLVDKVRAFPG
- a CDS encoding IS481 family transposase — protein: MVHPNAALTPKHRLKVAQLVVDDGWPIAEVAARFQCSWPTVKRWAERYRGGQSMQDRSSRPATSPTTTPKAVAKRIVSLRLRKRIGPVQLSLMCGVSSSTVHRILAAGRLNRLSCLDRDSGEPVRRYEYPHPGDLIHVDVTKFGQIPDGGGWRFVGRAQGKKNRAATPGKPRNQHHNPKLGHCFVHTVIDDHSRVAYAEIHGDETALTAVGVLERAVAWFGWRGVTVSRVLSDNGSAYRSHLWARTCADLGVAPKRTRPYRPQTNGKIERFHRTLADGWAYATCYDSEAARRAALPGWIHHYNHHRAHSAVGGKPPITRLTNLPDQYT
- a CDS encoding DUF4185 domain-containing protein; its protein translation is MTTSTRRLTAVAVALTLLAATTAGASAQSSSSGSSMSSMSSGSSGGSRDTPAETDVPWAESVTEGLQVRLIGDVLGPGLSDHVGFLSGDLGIMASVGPGEEFLMIFGDSFRGKNLTGEWLSPVGVVARLDDDGRIEILRPLNDDEIVEQLINYRHNDRGLTLLPSDIINLGGTLYMQGMWNEGVGNVLRTEIWKSTDQGATWRSTNDVKSASYLQGMGQLITWELGPDGYVYIMSTSFQRDDPVFLARALPTSLGDRDTWQYYTVESDTWSSKATPILDTAMEAGEMSLRYIDGHWVLAMFNEATMAIEVRISKEIARDWDQITPANVVVSGFGGWGEQQSPENFTQLYGGYIVPGSTIDNLDLVVSQWNTTDNSRYMSTQFNVKGLDTFFGIDTAAPGAFTPMTAEPGLGDQSVIETSETTVDPGVEERLTEELLMEDVTALTVIPLGDAL
- a CDS encoding SulP family inorganic anion transporter; amino-acid sequence: MTDHRPAWERHLPGIGVLRRYRRGWIRGDVIAGVTLTAYLIPQAMSYAVIAGLPAVVGLWAALAPMLIYFVLGSSWKLSVGPESATSLMSAAGVGALVGAAGGPERYAEVAALMAIAVGIVCVLGFFARLGFLSSLLSRPVLIGYLIGIAVLMIVSQLGPATRLEVEGEGTWGQLRSFVDQIDRVHVPSLLLSGTVLGLLLLMKWLAPKAPGSLVALLVAGAAVAFLGLERLGLEMIGDVPRGLPEPRLPRLGDLDVWGLLPYAVGIAIVGFSGNILAGRAFATGRSGEVIDANQELLALGAANVANGFLQGFPVSSSRSRTVIADAAGSRTQVHSLVVIVLVVLVLLFAGPVLEFLPMAALSALVIYAATQLIDVAEILRIARYRRSEILITSATAVAVAALGVLPGIGVAVALSILDLLRRITRPNAGVLGYVDDIPGMHSLDDYPDATLVQGLVVFRFDSPVFFANADSFVSRALEAVEDSDQPVEWFLLNSEANTDFDLTAVDAAEELRARLEERGIRFAMARVKQASLRQLSPAGFVDRVGEENIFPTLPAAVREYARRYREVHGHLPEGVPASVLES
- a CDS encoding DedA family protein, producing the protein MEEFLAGYPFWAVWLFLYLGATLRGQATYWLGRATMSGAMRTDRGPGWWRRTRVRLAGIEAGPGHRVLRQAGLFAIPLAYLTVGMQSAIIFASGLITTPWPHFSLAQIPGAMAWATIYGTIGFAAWTAVIRALAGDWRVMIGVLAFAGVAGLVWRRVRARSREVLVEEGGRA